The Dyadobacter sp. 676 DNA window GTTGCCGTTCTTCCGGTAGCCGGCCAGGGTTTTCAATGGCTCCGGGCCCTTTTCACCGGTAGCAGGGTCAATAGTGGTCAATACGCAGCGTGCGCAAGGTTTCACTACTTCGAAACGCAGGTTGCCTATGGTAACGTGCTTCCATTGGTCTTCGGCAAACGGTTCGGTACCGCTAATGACGAAATTGGGGCGGAAACGCCGCATTTCGATCGGCTCGGCGAGGCGGCCGTTCAAATCGTCCAGCGAAGCCTGGGAAATGACGAGGTAAGGGAAGCCATCGGCAAAGCTTACATTCTCGTGATGCCGTGCATACCGCGGATCGGCCTTTCTTTCGGTTGAATCGGGCATCATTACGAGCCGAAGGTCGAGCCCGAGCTGCCTGCTGAGCCATACATCTGCATCTGCCGAGACGGTGACGGCTTCGACCGTGTCATCCCAGACGCGGACCGTAACCGGAAATGCCGTTACCGGTCGGTAAGGGACAAGTACGAAATCCGACGGATCGGTGCGAAGGGATATTTTCAATCCTTTGTCCAGCAATGCCACGTCTATCAGCGCCATTTCAGGGTAGGCGCGCTGGGTGATAAACACGTTGTTTTCGTCGACGATCATCCACCGGCGGTCGTGTCGCAAACCTCTCTCCTCGACTGTTGCGTTGCTGAGCCGGATTCCGCCGAGTGATTTGACAGGATAAATCCATATTTCGGATAAAGTCATGGCCATGATTTTACTGTTATTAAA harbors:
- a CDS encoding MOSC domain-containing protein; amino-acid sequence: MTLSEIWIYPVKSLGGIRLSNATVEERGLRHDRRWMIVDENNVFITQRAYPEMALIDVALLDKGLKISLRTDPSDFVLVPYRPVTAFPVTVRVWDDTVEAVTVSADADVWLSRQLGLDLRLVMMPDSTERKADPRYARHHENVSFADGFPYLVISQASLDDLNGRLAEPIEMRRFRPNFVISGTEPFAEDQWKHVTIGNLRFEVVKPCARCVLTTIDPATGEKGPEPLKTLAGYRKNGNKILFGQNVTARDSGEIKIGDQLTVQE